CTGGGTGACCGCTATTTGCTGCCGGGCGAAGGCATCCAGGACATGTTCGCCCGCGTTTCCTGCGCCTTCGCCGATAACGCCGCCCACGCCCAGCGCCTGTACGACGCCATGTCGAAGCTGTGGTTCATGCCGGCGACGCCGATCCTGTCCAACGGTGGCACCCAGCGCGGGCTGCCCATCTCGTGCTTCCTGAACACGGTTCCCGACAGCTTGGAGGGTATCGTCGCCATCTGGAACGAGAATGTGGATCTGGCCTCCAACGGCGGCGGTATCGGGACTTATTGGGGCGGCGTGCGTTCGATCGGCGAGGCGGTGAAGGGCAATGGCGCCACCTCCGGCATCATCCCATTCATTCGGGTGATGGACAGCCTGACGCTGGCCATTTCCCAAGGCTCGCTGCGGCGCGGCTCGGCGGCGGTGTATCTCGACATCCACCACCCCGAGATCGAGGAATTCCTGGAGATCCGCAAGGCCTCGGGCGATTTCAACCGCAAGAGCCTGAACCTGCACCACGCCATCAATATCACCGACGACTTCATGGAGGCGGTGCGCGACGATCGGCAATTCGCCCTGAAAAGCCCCAAGAGCGGCGAGGTGCTGCGCAGCGTCGGCGCCCGCCAGCTCTGGCAGAAAATCCTGGAAACCCGCTTGCAGACCGGCGAGCCGTATCTGCTGTTCACCGACACCGTCAACCGCGCCCTGCCCAAACACCAGCGCGACTTGGGCCTGCGGGTGTCGTCCTCCAATCTGTGCGCCGAGATCACCCTTCCGACGGGGCGCGACCATCGCGGCCAGGAGCGCACGGCCGTATGCTGCCTGTCGTCGCTCAACATCGAGACCTGGGACGAATGGGAGAACGCCCCCGGCTTCATCGAAGACGTGCTGCGCTTCCTTGACAACGTGCTGAGCCATTTCATCGAGACGGCGCCCGACGGCATGGAGCGCG
The DNA window shown above is from Rhodospirillum rubrum ATCC 11170 and carries:
- a CDS encoding ribonucleoside-diphosphate reductase subunit alpha; translated protein: MSSAPAFDFDRQGNLVASPPRQSHQPTSQIRRRPHPPETSEIRLERSRDDKLNAFGKAMLGDRYLLPGEGIQDMFARVSCAFADNAAHAQRLYDAMSKLWFMPATPILSNGGTQRGLPISCFLNTVPDSLEGIVAIWNENVDLASNGGGIGTYWGGVRSIGEAVKGNGATSGIIPFIRVMDSLTLAISQGSLRRGSAAVYLDIHHPEIEEFLEIRKASGDFNRKSLNLHHAINITDDFMEAVRDDRQFALKSPKSGEVLRSVGARQLWQKILETRLQTGEPYLLFTDTVNRALPKHQRDLGLRVSSSNLCAEITLPTGRDHRGQERTAVCCLSSLNIETWDEWENAPGFIEDVLRFLDNVLSHFIETAPDGMERAAYAAMRERSVGLGVMGFHSFLQARGIPFESALAKSWNLRLFRKIRRDADAASVDLADERGACPDAAERGMKARFSAKLAIAPTASISIICGGTSACVEPIPANVYTHKTLSGSFSVRNPHLARRLADKGLDTAETWQSIIEHEGSVQHLEGLSDDEKLVFRTAFEIDQRWIIDLAADRAPFICQSQSINLYLPADADKWDLHMLHWTAWRRGLKSLYYCRSKSVQRAAFVGREKPSGETSSAPRADYDECLACQ